In a single window of the Acetivibrio clariflavus DSM 19732 genome:
- the hisF gene encoding imidazole glycerol phosphate synthase subunit HisF, with protein sequence MLTKRIIPCLDVHAGRVVKGVNFVNIRDAGDPVEIAAYYDKSGADELTFLDITATSDARSIMLDVVSRVAEQVFIPFTVGGGIRTVEDFRQILKAGADKVSVNSAAVRRPELISEAAMRFGSQCVVVAIDAKRRSDGSGWDVYLNGGRINTGKDAIEWAIEAEKMGAGEILLTSMDCDGTKDGYDIELTREISESVKIPVIASGGAGTMEHFYEALVDGKADAVLAASLFHFKEIEIMDLKSYLKQRGIEVRM encoded by the coding sequence ATGCTGACAAAACGTATAATTCCCTGTCTTGATGTACATGCTGGCAGAGTCGTTAAAGGAGTTAATTTTGTAAATATCAGGGATGCCGGTGATCCGGTGGAAATAGCCGCATATTACGACAAATCCGGCGCTGACGAGTTAACTTTTTTGGATATTACAGCAACTTCCGATGCAAGGAGCATTATGCTTGATGTTGTAAGCCGAGTTGCCGAGCAGGTGTTTATTCCCTTTACTGTCGGTGGAGGTATAAGAACTGTTGAAGATTTTAGGCAGATACTTAAAGCTGGCGCGGATAAAGTTTCTGTAAACTCTGCTGCTGTAAGAAGACCTGAATTGATATCGGAAGCGGCAATGCGTTTTGGTAGCCAATGTGTAGTAGTGGCGATCGATGCGAAAAGGCGCAGTGACGGATCCGGATGGGATGTTTATTTAAACGGCGGAAGGATTAATACAGGTAAAGATGCCATAGAATGGGCAATTGAAGCTGAAAAGATGGGAGCTGGAGAAATTTTACTTACAAGTATGGATTGCGACGGAACAAAGGATGGATATGATATTGAACTGACAAGAGAAATATCCGAAAGTGTAAAAATACCTGTGATAGCTTCAGGCGGCGCGGGAACTATGGAACATTTCTATGAGGCATTGGTTGATGGAAAAGCGGATGCTGTACTTGCTGCCTCGCTATTTCACTTTAAAGAGATAGAAATAATGGATTTGAAAAGTTATTTAAAACAAAGAGGAATTGAAGTAAGAATGTAA
- the hisIE gene encoding bifunctional phosphoribosyl-AMP cyclohydrolase/phosphoribosyl-ATP diphosphatase HisIE: MRELLEQIKFDNNGLVPVITQDYKTNEVLMMAYMNEEAFLKSIETGKVHYFSRSRNKLWLKGETSGHFQIIKSINLDCDGDALLIKVEQIEAACHTGHYSCFYRELGKDGIKETSEKVFDEKSVYGDKSKILKELYDVIVDRKINPKEGSYTNYLFDKGIDKILKKVGEETAEVIIASKNPDNGEAIYEISDLIYHLTVLMVERGITFDDIFDELRKRR; encoded by the coding sequence ATGAGAGAATTGTTGGAACAGATTAAATTTGACAATAATGGGTTGGTTCCTGTAATAACTCAGGACTATAAGACAAATGAAGTGCTTATGATGGCTTATATGAATGAAGAGGCATTTTTAAAATCGATAGAGACCGGTAAAGTACATTATTTCAGCAGAAGCAGAAACAAGCTCTGGCTGAAGGGGGAGACCTCAGGACATTTTCAGATAATTAAGTCCATCAATTTAGACTGTGACGGTGATGCCTTATTGATTAAAGTAGAACAAATTGAAGCAGCTTGTCATACAGGACACTACTCCTGTTTTTATAGAGAACTTGGTAAGGACGGCATAAAGGAAACTTCCGAAAAAGTGTTTGATGAAAAGAGTGTGTACGGAGATAAGTCAAAAATACTCAAGGAATTGTATGATGTTATAGTTGACAGGAAGATAAATCCGAAAGAAGGCTCATATACCAACTATTTGTTTGACAAAGGTATTGATAAGATACTGAAAAAAGTTGGGGAAGAAACTGCTGAAGTTATTATTGCTTCAAAAAATCCCGATAACGGTGAAGCTATATATGAAATTTCCGATCTTATATATCATTTGACGGTTTTGATGGTTGAAAGAGGAATTACTTTTGACGATATATTTGATGAACTCAGAAAGAGAAGGTAG
- the hisA gene encoding 1-(5-phosphoribosyl)-5-[(5-phosphoribosylamino)methylideneamino]imidazole-4-carboxamide isomerase: MIIYPAVDIRGGKCVRLTQGEFNKETVYSDNPVEMALKWEKTGAQYLHVVDLDGARTGMSQNIDVIGEIAEKVKIPVQLGGGIRTIEIIETLLGKGIERVILGTSAVKNPELVKHAVKTFESRVVVGIDAKDGMVAIEGWEKTSEFKAIDFAKRMEDIGVKTIIYTDISRDGMLNGPNLRAMEDMVKAVNIDIIASGGVGKIEDIKNLKETGVSGVIVGRALYTGNVDLKQAIEVGR, from the coding sequence ATGATTATTTATCCTGCAGTGGATATAAGAGGAGGAAAATGCGTAAGACTTACGCAAGGTGAATTTAACAAGGAAACCGTTTATTCCGATAATCCTGTGGAGATGGCACTTAAATGGGAAAAAACCGGTGCCCAGTATCTTCATGTGGTAGATTTGGATGGTGCAAGGACAGGAATGTCACAAAATATTGATGTTATTGGTGAAATAGCTGAAAAAGTGAAAATTCCGGTCCAGTTGGGCGGAGGTATTCGTACCATTGAAATAATTGAAACATTGCTTGGCAAGGGTATTGAAAGAGTAATTCTCGGAACTTCGGCCGTTAAAAATCCTGAGCTTGTTAAACATGCCGTAAAGACTTTTGAAAGCAGAGTGGTTGTAGGCATAGATGCAAAAGACGGAATGGTGGCCATTGAAGGATGGGAAAAAACAAGTGAGTTCAAGGCAATAGATTTTGCCAAAAGGATGGAGGACATAGGTGTAAAAACCATTATTTACACTGATATTTCAAGAGACGGAATGTTGAATGGGCCTAATTTAAGAGCTATGGAAGATATGGTTAAAGCGGTGAACATTGATATAATAGCTTCCGGTGGAGTAGGCAAAATTGAAGATATCAAGAACCTGAAAGAAACAGGAGTTTCCGGCGTAATAGTGGGAAGGGCTTTGTATACCGGAAATGTAGATTTGAAACAGGCAATCGAAGTGGGCCGGTAA